From one Peredibacter starrii genomic stretch:
- the lpxD gene encoding UDP-3-O-(3-hydroxymyristoyl)glucosamine N-acyltransferase, with product MKLHDLSKFDPSIKLVKNSEWPEEILAICTLDALTSGGMIFIKNAKFLQKLVPVIDQAVTLKVGAVVDEKFFNLVNAELKAELNKLPWIATSTQVPMALTLLSKPFFDQKMKGVNTQVDGRQMGTTDIHPTAHIAQNVFIGENVKIGANVEIQPGAVIHSFSEIGENTKIHSNVTIYAFTKIGRNCRIHSGTVIGSDGFGYTFHQGQHVKIWHMGGVVIHDDVEIGSNSSVDMGTFSPTIIGAGTRIDNLVQIAHNCKIGKGCVICGQCGLAGSVVLEDYVVMGGRAAVGPDSHIGMGSQIAGGAKVNESAIWPPGSKLGGHPAKDLKEWMRGVAYLRTMSLKEK from the coding sequence ATGAAACTCCACGATTTATCTAAATTCGATCCAAGCATAAAGTTAGTTAAGAATTCCGAGTGGCCAGAAGAGATTCTGGCCATTTGTACTTTAGACGCTTTAACAAGCGGCGGGATGATTTTCATTAAGAACGCCAAGTTCTTGCAAAAATTAGTTCCGGTCATCGATCAGGCAGTGACTTTAAAAGTCGGAGCAGTGGTTGATGAGAAGTTCTTCAATCTCGTAAACGCAGAATTGAAGGCAGAATTGAATAAGCTTCCTTGGATTGCGACTTCAACTCAGGTTCCAATGGCCCTGACTTTATTGTCGAAACCTTTCTTCGATCAAAAAATGAAGGGTGTGAACACACAGGTCGACGGACGTCAGATGGGAACAACTGATATCCACCCAACGGCTCACATCGCTCAGAATGTTTTCATCGGTGAAAACGTGAAGATCGGTGCCAATGTTGAGATCCAGCCGGGTGCAGTTATTCATTCATTCTCGGAAATTGGTGAGAACACCAAGATTCACTCGAACGTTACAATCTATGCCTTCACTAAAATTGGTCGTAACTGTCGCATTCATTCTGGGACAGTGATTGGTAGTGATGGTTTTGGTTATACATTCCATCAAGGTCAGCACGTAAAAATCTGGCACATGGGTGGCGTTGTTATCCATGATGATGTTGAGATCGGTTCTAATTCATCAGTTGATATGGGAACTTTCTCTCCAACAATCATTGGTGCTGGAACTCGCATCGATAACCTGGTTCAGATTGCTCACAACTGTAAAATCGGCAAAGGCTGTGTGATTTGCGGCCAGTGTGGACTTGCAGGAAGTGTGGTTCTTGAAGACTACGTTGTCATGGGTGGTAGAGCAGCAGTTGGTCCTGATTCTCATATTGGTATGGGGTCTCAGATCGCTGGTGGTGCAAAAGTTAATGAAAGTGCCATTTGGCCTCCTGGTTCTAAACTGGGCGGACATCCGGCAAAAGATCTTAAAGAGTGGATGAGAGGCGTGGCCTATCTCCGTACGATGTCACTCAAAGAGAAATAA
- the bamA gene encoding outer membrane protein assembly factor BamA, whose product MKKAQLLFFIFSFFIGVNSALAQEIIGPIREMFRVDSIEFTGNRKVESEAILEKIGTRQDMMLDNYLLRKDLSRIYEMKYFEEVEAYHKITADKNILLFKLKEKPIISKITFSGNDEINDDDLKEQIKTKEFNILDISTLKNDVLLLQKHYEEKGYFLALASYTINDAQNGSVEVKFKIKEWDKVRVKKITFLGNKDIKDDELKNFMQTREESYFSFLSGSGNFKEINFQTDVERLKYYYKTRGYLQINIQNPEVTASEDKKWIFITVRMQEGPQFSVNNISFNGELLFTEEEMMQKLKLKSGDIYNEENLRQDIQTLTEMYQDKGYAFANVLRTLEVVPGENKVDVVFSFEKGVIAYFGKITMKGNTKTRDKVIRRELRIHEGEMYSGSKLRISKENVNRLGFFQQESVIFNTITRKGTDNVLDVEVSIKERPTGQISLGAGYSTATKGFVQASVAQNNFRGLGQNINMNLSYSNRQQIYNVGFTEPYLFDTKWTAGADYYQTVSYFIRSFVYKKHGGDVRVGHPIFEYTRLFLTYRYEDNRVDDVINEGIDPKVENGSASSLQASIIRDKRNNIFEPTNGYYTSGALEYTGLGGTMRWMKAEVEGRYYRPIIGDLVLRTRVNGQQLFKTTSRDIPRVERFSMGGARNMRGFNLEDIGPRRLARNTDTKQLEAFNFGGLFSFLTTVELEHPIVKEAGLKWVVFYDTGNVWDTRPGINNDYSLRANYGFGFRWFSPIGVLRFEFGFPVNPRKDRLGVKGDNEAGNQFNFDIGQLF is encoded by the coding sequence TTGAAAAAAGCTCAGCTTCTTTTTTTCATTTTTAGTTTTTTCATCGGAGTTAATTCAGCTCTCGCACAAGAAATTATTGGTCCTATCCGTGAGATGTTCCGCGTAGATTCAATTGAGTTCACTGGTAACAGAAAAGTTGAATCAGAAGCGATCCTGGAAAAAATCGGTACTCGCCAGGACATGATGCTTGATAACTACTTACTCAGAAAAGATCTCTCTCGTATTTATGAGATGAAGTATTTCGAAGAGGTAGAAGCCTATCACAAAATTACGGCCGACAAAAACATCCTCCTCTTTAAATTAAAAGAAAAGCCCATCATCTCGAAGATCACGTTCTCTGGTAACGATGAAATCAATGATGATGATTTGAAAGAGCAGATTAAGACCAAGGAATTTAACATCCTTGATATCTCGACTCTTAAAAACGACGTGCTCTTGCTTCAAAAGCACTACGAGGAGAAGGGGTACTTCCTTGCCCTGGCCTCTTATACCATCAACGATGCTCAGAATGGTTCGGTGGAAGTTAAGTTCAAAATTAAAGAATGGGACAAAGTTCGTGTTAAGAAAATCACCTTCCTTGGTAACAAGGACATTAAGGATGATGAACTTAAGAACTTCATGCAGACCCGCGAAGAATCTTATTTCTCGTTCCTTTCAGGATCAGGGAATTTCAAAGAGATTAACTTCCAGACCGACGTAGAACGTCTTAAGTACTACTATAAGACTCGCGGTTATCTCCAAATCAATATTCAAAACCCTGAAGTTACGGCCTCTGAAGATAAGAAATGGATCTTCATTACGGTTCGTATGCAAGAGGGCCCTCAGTTCTCAGTAAACAACATTTCATTCAACGGTGAATTACTCTTCACTGAAGAAGAAATGATGCAAAAGCTGAAGCTTAAGTCAGGCGATATCTATAACGAAGAAAATCTTCGTCAAGACATCCAGACCCTGACTGAAATGTACCAGGATAAAGGTTACGCCTTCGCCAACGTACTTCGAACACTTGAAGTTGTTCCAGGTGAAAACAAAGTAGACGTGGTCTTCTCTTTCGAGAAAGGTGTGATTGCTTACTTCGGTAAGATCACGATGAAAGGTAACACCAAGACCCGTGATAAGGTTATCAGACGAGAACTTCGAATTCACGAAGGTGAGATGTATTCCGGTTCGAAGCTTCGTATCTCGAAAGAGAACGTGAACCGTCTGGGTTTCTTCCAGCAGGAAAGTGTTATTTTCAATACGATTACGAGAAAAGGTACTGATAACGTCCTGGATGTTGAAGTTTCAATTAAAGAACGTCCGACGGGTCAGATCTCATTAGGTGCCGGTTACTCAACTGCCACGAAAGGTTTCGTTCAGGCCTCAGTTGCTCAGAACAACTTCCGCGGTTTGGGTCAGAACATCAACATGAACCTTTCTTACTCGAATCGTCAGCAAATCTATAACGTAGGTTTCACTGAGCCATACCTATTCGACACGAAATGGACGGCCGGTGCTGACTACTACCAAACAGTTTCATACTTCATCCGTTCATTCGTTTATAAGAAGCACGGGGGAGACGTTCGAGTTGGTCACCCAATCTTCGAATACACTCGTTTATTCTTAACTTATCGTTACGAAGACAACAGAGTTGATGACGTTATTAACGAAGGTATCGATCCTAAAGTTGAGAACGGCTCTGCCTCATCGCTTCAGGCATCAATTATTCGCGATAAACGTAACAACATCTTCGAACCAACGAATGGTTATTATACTTCCGGGGCCCTTGAATACACTGGTCTTGGCGGTACAATGCGCTGGATGAAAGCTGAAGTTGAAGGGCGTTATTACCGTCCAATCATCGGGGACCTTGTTCTAAGAACACGTGTCAACGGGCAGCAGCTTTTCAAAACTACATCTCGTGATATTCCTCGTGTAGAGAGATTCTCGATGGGTGGTGCTCGTAACATGCGTGGTTTTAACCTGGAAGATATCGGTCCACGTCGTCTTGCTCGTAACACTGATACAAAGCAGTTGGAAGCGTTCAACTTCGGTGGTCTTTTCAGCTTCCTGACAACAGTTGAACTTGAACACCCGATCGTAAAAGAAGCAGGACTTAAATGGGTTGTCTTCTACGATACTGGTAACGTTTGGGACACGCGTCCTGGTATTAACAACGATTATTCTCTTCGTGCTAACTATGGTTTCGGATTCCGTTGGTTCTCACCAATTGGTGTCCTACGATTTGAGTTTGGTTTCCCTGTTAACCCTAGAAAAGATCGACTTGGTGTGAAAGGCGATAACGAGGCCGGCAACCAATTCAACTTTGACATAGGACAATTATTCTAA
- the prfB gene encoding peptide chain release factor 2 (programmed frameshift) encodes MDDSLFLKLADYKSQFSEIKATLETIRGRFDVDRKQNRLKEISELEALDGFWNDSTNATKIQKERSLIEEVIKLYSNVKTLADDFEVLCEMSDAGDASSAQEALDLFPKLQTALSEAEKKALLAGETDPNNAIVTINAGAGGTESCDWAGMLLRMVQRWCEAHGFKATVTDFQYGDSAGIKSATLMVQGNYAYGLLKSESGVHRLVRISPFDSNARRHTSFSSIFVSAEIDDSIEIEVLDKDLRVDIYRSGGAGGQSVNTADSAVRLTHFPTGIVVACQNERSQIQNRAMAMKILKSRLYDYEMKKRQEAQDKIEAGKKDIAWGSQIRSYVLHPYKLVKDHRTGFTSSQAETVLEGDLDEFMKAYLQWKSLGGEVQDTGTDDL; translated from the exons ATGGATGACTCACTGTTTCTAAAATTAGCGGATTATAAATCTCAATTCTCTGAGATCAAGGCCACCCTCGAAACTATTCGG GGTCGCTTTGACGTCGATCGTAAACAAAATCGACTAAAAGAGATTTCAGAACTGGAGGCCCTTGATGGCTTCTGGAATGATTCAACTAACGCCACCAAAATTCAAAAAGAACGCTCTCTCATTGAAGAAGTGATCAAACTCTACAGCAACGTGAAGACACTTGCGGATGATTTTGAAGTCCTTTGTGAAATGAGTGACGCCGGAGATGCTTCTTCAGCACAAGAGGCACTTGATCTGTTTCCCAAATTGCAGACCGCTTTATCAGAAGCTGAAAAGAAAGCGCTTCTTGCTGGTGAGACTGATCCAAACAATGCCATCGTAACGATCAACGCCGGTGCCGGTGGAACTGAGTCATGTGACTGGGCAGGAATGCTTCTTCGTATGGTTCAACGTTGGTGTGAGGCCCATGGTTTCAAGGCCACGGTTACTGATTTCCAGTATGGTGATTCTGCAGGAATTAAATCTGCGACCCTGATGGTTCAAGGTAACTACGCTTACGGTTTATTAAAATCAGAATCTGGCGTTCACCGTCTGGTTCGAATTTCTCCATTTGATTCGAATGCTCGCAGACACACATCTTTCTCTTCAATTTTCGTCAGTGCGGAAATCGACGACTCGATTGAAATTGAAGTATTGGATAAAGATCTACGCGTTGATATCTACCGTTCAGGTGGAGCAGGCGGACAATCAGTAAACACTGCTGACTCTGCTGTTCGATTGACCCACTTTCCTACGGGAATTGTGGTTGCCTGTCAGAACGAGCGCTCTCAAATTCAAAACCGTGCCATGGCGATGAAGATTCTAAAATCTCGTCTCTATGACTATGAAATGAAGAAGCGTCAGGAAGCTCAGGACAAGATCGAAGCAGGGAAAAAAGATATCGCATGGGGATCTCAAATCAGATCTTATGTTCTTCACCCTTACAAACTAGTTAAAGATCACCGTACAGGTTTCACGTCTTCCCAAGCGGAGACCGTGCTTGAAGGTGACTTAGATGAATTTATGAAAGCTTATCTCCAGTGGAAATCACTTGGAGGCGAGGTACAAGATACAGGAACGGATGATTTATGA
- a CDS encoding OmpH family outer membrane protein, which translates to MKLVLGLMLLTFSFSSFAEVLVGLVDIQKIITTIKEGKNVQKALEKSFNDKKGMLKKDEDKIKKAQEDYKKQSMVLAEAARANKEREMQEMMMKLQNKTMEYQREIQKMEQDMKKPILDKLRPIIDEVSKANNVAMTFELSAAPIVYAEAKKDLTDDVIKAYDKKHPGK; encoded by the coding sequence ATGAAATTAGTACTTGGCTTGATGCTTTTGACTTTCAGTTTCTCTTCTTTCGCTGAAGTTCTTGTTGGTCTTGTTGATATCCAAAAGATCATCACGACAATTAAAGAAGGTAAAAACGTTCAGAAGGCCCTTGAGAAGTCTTTCAACGACAAAAAAGGTATGTTGAAAAAAGACGAGGATAAAATCAAGAAGGCACAAGAAGACTATAAAAAGCAAAGCATGGTTCTTGCTGAAGCTGCTCGTGCAAACAAAGAGCGCGAAATGCAGGAAATGATGATGAAGCTTCAAAATAAAACGATGGAATATCAGCGCGAAATCCAAAAGATGGAGCAAGATATGAAGAAACCAATCCTTGATAAGCTACGTCCTATCATCGATGAAGTTTCTAAGGCCAACAATGTAGCAATGACTTTCGAACTTTCAGCAGCTCCAATTGTTTATGCTGAAGCAAAGAAAGATTTAACTGACGACGTAATCAAAGCTTACGACAAAAAACACCCAGGGAAATAA
- the lysS gene encoding lysine--tRNA ligase, translating into MKDKHVRRWTELFPEQMEVRLEKRKKLEESGSNPYKNGYKPNTSFKYLTEQYGEKAKEEIGETPRYKVAGRVMMVRDFGKAAFLQVDDGSSRFQLYVNKQVTSEKGFAEYKLLDTGDIVYAEGDVFKTMKGELALNARELTILTKSIRPLPEKFHGLTDAELRYRMRYVDMIMDAEVRAKLKMRSQIVRYIREYFYENDFLEVETPMMHSVAGGAAARPFNTHHNALDMELFMRIAPELHLKRLIVGGYNKVFEMNRCFRNEGLSLKHNPEFTTIEFYWAYATYHDLMDFTEQLITGLATHVIKSDVVKFGEHEINLKGPYARLTMREAVAKYTNSTMDQVNDRTHLLGLLKGIDMDPKKLNSLSWGKLLVLAFEEKVEAKLIQPTFITEYPTEVSPLSRRNDENPEFVDRFEFFMNGWEVGNAFSELNNPTDQLDRFADQAMAKEAGDDEASEVDYDFVRALEYGMPPTAGQGIGIDRLVMILTDSPTIREVILFPLLKKEHFFSEEE; encoded by the coding sequence ATGAAAGACAAACACGTACGCCGCTGGACCGAACTCTTCCCTGAACAAATGGAAGTTCGTCTTGAAAAACGTAAGAAACTCGAAGAATCAGGATCTAATCCTTATAAGAACGGCTATAAGCCGAATACTTCGTTTAAATATTTAACAGAGCAATACGGCGAGAAGGCAAAAGAAGAAATTGGCGAAACTCCAAGATATAAAGTTGCTGGCCGTGTAATGATGGTGCGCGATTTCGGTAAGGCCGCATTCCTTCAAGTGGATGATGGTTCTTCTCGTTTCCAACTTTATGTTAATAAGCAAGTTACTTCAGAGAAGGGCTTCGCTGAATACAAACTTTTGGACACTGGCGATATCGTTTACGCTGAAGGTGACGTATTCAAAACAATGAAAGGTGAGTTAGCACTTAATGCTCGCGAACTGACTATTCTTACAAAATCCATTCGTCCACTTCCTGAGAAGTTCCACGGTCTGACTGATGCAGAACTTCGTTATCGTATGCGCTACGTGGATATGATCATGGACGCTGAAGTGCGCGCGAAACTAAAAATGCGCTCACAAATCGTTCGTTATATCCGTGAATACTTCTACGAGAATGATTTCCTTGAAGTAGAAACTCCGATGATGCATTCAGTGGCAGGTGGAGCGGCAGCTAGACCGTTCAATACTCACCACAATGCACTTGATATGGAACTCTTCATGCGAATCGCACCTGAGCTTCATCTTAAGCGTCTGATCGTTGGTGGATATAATAAAGTATTTGAGATGAACCGTTGTTTCCGTAACGAAGGTCTTTCTCTTAAGCACAACCCTGAGTTCACAACAATTGAGTTCTACTGGGCATATGCTACTTACCACGATCTTATGGACTTCACTGAACAACTTATCACTGGTCTTGCTACTCACGTAATCAAGTCTGATGTGGTGAAATTCGGTGAGCACGAAATCAATCTTAAAGGCCCTTACGCTCGTCTAACGATGAGAGAAGCGGTTGCTAAGTATACAAATTCAACGATGGATCAAGTTAATGATCGCACGCACCTTTTAGGTCTTCTAAAAGGCATCGATATGGATCCGAAGAAACTTAACTCACTTTCGTGGGGCAAACTTCTGGTTCTGGCCTTCGAGGAAAAAGTAGAAGCAAAACTTATTCAGCCGACATTCATCACTGAATACCCAACTGAAGTTTCTCCTCTTTCTCGTCGTAATGATGAGAACCCAGAGTTCGTAGATCGTTTCGAGTTCTTCATGAATGGATGGGAAGTTGGTAACGCCTTCTCTGAGCTTAACAACCCAACTGATCAGCTTGATCGTTTTGCCGACCAGGCAATGGCGAAAGAAGCAGGGGACGATGAAGCTTCTGAAGTAGATTATGACTTCGTACGTGCACTTGAGTACGGTATGCCACCTACGGCCGGTCAAGGTATTGGTATCGATCGTCTTGTGATGATCCTTACTGACTCGCCTACGATCCGCGAAGTAATCCTTTTCCCACTTCTTAAGAAAGAACATTTCTTCTCTGAAGAAGAGTAA
- a CDS encoding ABC transporter ATP-binding protein, whose protein sequence is MSFIRLEHVEKTFGKTKVLRGLNLDIGAKELVAIRGASGSGKSTLLYLLGGLDHPTSGKVIIDQKNLTSMSDEEMAKFRNSNVGFVFQFHFLLPSMTCWDNILLPARIGGKDLAPVEKDAKELAQILGVTHCLKKFPFEISGGEQQRINIIRALSLRPKILLCDEPTGNLDSINSEKVATLLKNLAADFGATLLVVTHDDKVASHFPRKIVIEDGQIIG, encoded by the coding sequence ATGAGTTTCATTCGTCTCGAACATGTCGAAAAAACTTTCGGTAAGACCAAGGTCTTGCGTGGTCTTAATTTAGACATTGGGGCGAAGGAGCTGGTGGCGATCCGTGGTGCTTCGGGATCGGGTAAATCGACCTTGCTTTATCTTCTAGGTGGCCTTGATCACCCGACTTCTGGAAAAGTAATCATTGATCAAAAAAATCTTACATCCATGTCTGATGAGGAGATGGCCAAGTTTCGTAACTCAAATGTAGGGTTCGTTTTTCAATTTCACTTTCTTTTGCCATCAATGACATGTTGGGACAATATTCTTCTTCCAGCGAGAATCGGTGGTAAAGACCTCGCTCCGGTAGAAAAAGATGCTAAAGAATTGGCGCAAATTCTGGGAGTTACTCACTGTCTTAAGAAGTTTCCTTTCGAAATCTCGGGAGGAGAGCAGCAACGCATCAACATCATTCGTGCTCTTTCACTTCGTCCGAAGATCCTTCTTTGTGATGAACCTACTGGTAACTTGGATTCCATCAACTCGGAGAAGGTTGCGACCTTACTCAAAAATCTTGCAGCTGATTTCGGTGCCACACTCTTAGTTGTGACTCACGATGATAAAGTTGCTTCACACTTTCCTCGCAAAATAGTCATTGAAGATGGTCAGATAATTGGCTAG
- a CDS encoding ABC transporter permease: MNSYLSILKIVLHGRSAGKILLATVFSFTFSIAVILCTFGLMDGFDHLLKSGLRHSSGDIILTNRRGFFPVTAELKEKIDSVKPIAVTPVIQTEAFALHGDSSKGVLVRGIEEDSFSKTTGLKVKVPSGSVVIGEELAKQFKVKVGDEIALTFGRGNEAASSLPTIKLFQISSLVKHGIYQKDLRFVYLNRADLAELLGLGNKVNQVILSVKDVNKPLENLDDIEASRQKLRLEVSSDYLVRPFWNEYSFLIEAVKVEKFSISLILQLIVVVAVFNIIAFVIYIMEKKAQDFFFLRAVGMSLSSLTRFWFISVIIIWAVSCVGAYIASHIFNWGLQNLWFLQIPGEIYVLSSLNIRLDLMAYVTVYAVSLLWILIAAFGGYLRMRNKPIIQGLRQEFSS, translated from the coding sequence ATGAATTCTTATCTATCGATTTTAAAAATCGTTCTACACGGTCGCTCGGCAGGAAAAATCCTGCTGGCGACCGTTTTTAGTTTCACTTTCTCTATCGCCGTTATTCTTTGTACTTTTGGTTTGATGGATGGTTTCGATCATTTGTTGAAATCAGGTCTACGTCATTCTTCAGGAGACATCATCCTGACGAATCGTCGTGGTTTCTTTCCGGTAACTGCTGAATTGAAGGAAAAAATCGATAGTGTTAAACCCATTGCCGTCACTCCGGTGATTCAAACTGAGGCCTTCGCACTTCACGGAGATAGCAGTAAGGGTGTTTTGGTTCGTGGAATTGAAGAGGACAGTTTTTCTAAAACGACAGGTCTAAAAGTAAAAGTTCCTTCCGGCTCGGTTGTGATTGGTGAAGAACTTGCTAAGCAATTCAAAGTAAAAGTCGGGGATGAGATCGCCCTTACCTTTGGCAGAGGAAATGAGGCCGCATCTTCACTTCCCACGATTAAATTATTTCAGATTAGTTCGTTAGTTAAACACGGCATTTATCAAAAAGATTTGAGATTCGTATATCTCAATCGTGCTGATCTGGCGGAACTCCTGGGTCTTGGAAACAAAGTCAATCAGGTTATCCTGTCAGTGAAAGATGTTAATAAGCCGCTCGAAAACTTAGATGATATCGAGGCCTCTAGACAAAAACTGCGTCTGGAAGTGAGTTCAGATTATCTTGTGCGTCCTTTTTGGAATGAGTATTCGTTCCTTATCGAGGCCGTGAAAGTGGAGAAGTTTTCCATTTCTCTTATCCTTCAATTAATCGTGGTGGTGGCGGTCTTTAATATCATCGCTTTCGTGATCTACATTATGGAGAAAAAGGCGCAGGACTTTTTCTTTTTACGTGCGGTGGGGATGTCTCTTTCTAGTCTCACGCGCTTCTGGTTTATCTCAGTCATTATCATTTGGGCCGTTTCATGTGTGGGTGCTTATATTGCTTCCCATATTTTTAATTGGGGTCTTCAAAATCTTTGGTTCCTTCAGATTCCGGGAGAGATTTATGTGCTCTCTTCGCTCAATATCCGACTTGATCTTATGGCGTATGTCACGGTCTATGCGGTATCCTTGTTGTGGATTCTGATTGCAGCATTTGGTGGATATCTCCGGATGAGAAATAAACCAATCATCCAGGGATTAAGGCAGGAGTTTAGTTCATGA